One part of the Bacteroidia bacterium genome encodes these proteins:
- a CDS encoding zinc-dependent metalloprotease — protein sequence MIGFNRTLIVLTIFCMSWQTSLLAQDADLNDIHTRRYLEDIAYQQRVDQIEAFIYRKKLSGMDGENISGRGVLTIPVVVHIMHKPSDTVPNNSSSNITDDRVVQAIADLNELFSNSSTFGGSPQYTDAGISSVDTEIQFCLAEFDPQGNPSTGITRTATDLSDLKRDDACPGQIINQDECLKSLSFWNSNDYLNLWVVNSICTSASGLNAECGLTGYSYSAAAHGQTYDGPVLISSVMGAASEDAAYVAHEVGHYLNLLDTYYDPPGPKPPCTNNNCLLDGDKICDTPPDSDPAAASCFANERVNSCSTDLDDQSANNPFSTDVQDMYENYMDNADAGCRNTFTAGQKDRMRITLLGVRSSLLSSNGCDLSITNAALVAVENPGDISCEANLSPRVRVANTGSNVIGSILFSAFLNNNNIGSYTWTGNLPAGDTLGITLNPSSPIAGRNDLRIVIDEVNGSADQDERDNFWIMNFINANHGPLIQEFPYCVDFEDPITIEDWLPGDLDGIIGFDSFDGSVCTNAGNNSLRYNTNGLWNNGSGPVASAGGTRDFFIGPQFDLTGYESAYMEFDVAFKEYRIEKALALRVWAIDDCGNAYNLMYEKNQQALQTSSTPYDPFILGWEPASCADWRRESISLDAFTGKVIRIVFDVVLESDFSQNFYLDNICLDAIKTQRFCTLPENIPDTPGNYVATDVCTDAEGWVHFIKNAAAQPRTTENLLLLSIKNPEALGVELIPEQVRVSIAPEHGSSAYDMSDADYAENMHGWFVGSRYFHIDTKHIPSSPLEIRSYYSGKDFEDLNLSLDSERKMEDDRRLSIFTIGPTANANPEEGHASVNNDVFRAYRKGPEASAETWKWVDHGRYRSASFLVEELGFGGIGSGGEGLGYGPGYPVAFKNFYFTQNLGSVELKWTLSKEINTKLLEIYRADVNGNEEKLQEFQAAGDSDTETSYNYTDIPNTDEPVKYYVKVVHNDELEILSETITAGLNRGDFVKVYPNPSNGKFSLDVVAEENDKIEFIVLNASWQRLYHLAWPFNGSNPEIDISHLPPGVYFYDVLIREERYMGKIVLMPGK from the coding sequence ATGATTGGTTTTAACAGAACATTAATTGTTCTGACCATCTTCTGTATGTCCTGGCAGACTTCTCTCCTTGCTCAAGATGCTGACTTAAATGATATTCATACACGTCGGTATCTTGAGGATATAGCTTACCAACAACGTGTGGATCAGATAGAAGCGTTTATTTATCGCAAGAAACTGAGTGGCATGGATGGTGAGAATATATCTGGGCGCGGTGTGTTAACTATACCTGTCGTCGTGCATATTATGCACAAGCCTAGCGACACCGTACCTAATAATTCCAGTTCCAACATTACAGACGACAGGGTAGTTCAGGCCATTGCTGACCTGAACGAGCTCTTTTCGAACTCTTCAACTTTTGGGGGATCTCCCCAATATACTGATGCAGGTATCTCCAGTGTGGATACAGAAATTCAATTCTGTCTGGCGGAATTTGATCCCCAGGGAAATCCTAGCACGGGAATTACGCGCACAGCTACTGACCTAAGTGATCTCAAAAGAGATGATGCTTGTCCCGGTCAGATTATTAATCAGGATGAATGCCTGAAATCTTTGAGCTTCTGGAATTCAAATGATTACCTCAATTTATGGGTAGTCAATAGCATTTGTACAAGTGCTAGCGGACTGAATGCAGAGTGTGGCCTGACTGGTTATTCCTATAGTGCTGCTGCACATGGACAGACCTATGATGGGCCCGTATTGATTTCAAGTGTTATGGGCGCTGCTTCTGAAGATGCTGCCTATGTCGCACATGAAGTTGGGCATTATCTCAATCTGCTGGATACATACTATGACCCTCCAGGTCCCAAACCACCCTGCACCAACAACAACTGTTTGTTGGATGGAGATAAGATTTGTGATACTCCTCCTGATTCAGATCCGGCCGCAGCTTCCTGCTTTGCAAATGAGCGTGTGAACTCCTGTTCGACGGATCTCGATGATCAAAGTGCCAACAATCCTTTTTCAACAGATGTCCAGGATATGTATGAAAATTACATGGACAATGCTGATGCGGGATGTCGCAACACGTTTACAGCCGGACAAAAAGACCGGATGAGGATCACCCTCTTAGGGGTGCGTTCCAGCCTGCTTAGTTCCAATGGTTGTGATCTTAGTATTACAAATGCTGCATTGGTAGCCGTAGAAAACCCGGGCGATATCTCCTGTGAGGCAAATTTGAGTCCTCGCGTAAGAGTAGCTAATACGGGTAGCAATGTGATCGGCTCTATCCTTTTCAGTGCGTTTCTGAACAATAATAATATTGGCTCATACACTTGGACAGGGAATCTCCCTGCAGGTGATACCCTGGGCATTACCCTCAATCCTTCCAGCCCGATAGCCGGAAGAAATGATCTGAGGATTGTAATTGATGAGGTGAATGGAAGTGCAGATCAGGATGAGCGGGATAATTTCTGGATCATGAATTTTATAAACGCCAATCATGGCCCGCTGATTCAGGAATTTCCATACTGTGTAGATTTTGAGGATCCAATTACGATAGAAGATTGGTTACCCGGAGATCTGGACGGAATCATTGGATTTGATTCTTTTGATGGATCAGTCTGTACAAATGCGGGAAACAATAGTTTACGCTACAATACAAATGGCCTCTGGAATAATGGTTCTGGACCGGTTGCTTCAGCAGGAGGGACTCGTGATTTCTTCATTGGGCCTCAGTTTGATTTGACAGGATATGAATCAGCATATATGGAATTTGATGTTGCCTTTAAGGAGTATCGCATAGAGAAAGCTCTGGCGCTGCGAGTTTGGGCGATTGATGATTGTGGGAATGCATATAACCTGATGTATGAAAAAAATCAGCAGGCCCTCCAAACTTCAAGTACTCCTTATGATCCTTTCATCCTTGGATGGGAACCCGCTTCCTGTGCTGACTGGCGAAGAGAGAGTATCTCTCTGGATGCTTTCACAGGAAAGGTGATAAGAATTGTTTTTGATGTGGTTCTGGAATCTGATTTTAGTCAAAACTTCTATCTGGATAATATTTGCCTGGATGCGATAAAAACTCAACGTTTTTGCACACTCCCTGAAAATATTCCTGATACACCTGGAAATTATGTTGCAACAGATGTCTGTACAGATGCTGAAGGATGGGTGCATTTTATCAAAAATGCAGCTGCCCAGCCTCGGACCACAGAAAATCTTTTATTGCTTTCCATCAAAAATCCTGAGGCTCTAGGGGTAGAACTTATCCCGGAACAGGTAAGAGTAAGTATTGCTCCGGAGCACGGAAGCAGTGCATATGATATGAGTGATGCTGATTATGCAGAAAATATGCATGGTTGGTTTGTGGGAAGTCGATATTTCCACATAGATACTAAGCATATACCATCTAGTCCCTTAGAGATAAGAAGCTATTACTCCGGAAAGGATTTTGAAGACCTCAATTTGAGTTTGGATAGCGAACGCAAAATGGAGGACGATCGTCGCTTGTCAATTTTTACCATTGGACCTACGGCTAATGCAAATCCTGAAGAAGGTCATGCTTCTGTAAATAATGATGTATTTAGAGCTTATCGTAAAGGACCAGAGGCTTCGGCTGAGACCTGGAAATGGGTAGACCATGGTAGGTACAGATCCGCCAGCTTCTTAGTGGAAGAACTCGGATTTGGGGGAATTGGTAGTGGAGGCGAAGGCCTTGGCTATGGCCCAGGATATCCGGTCGCTTTCAAGAACTTCTATTTCACCCAAAACCTGGGGAGTGTAGAATTGAAGTGGACCCTGAGTAAAGAAATAAATACAAAATTATTAGAGATATATCGTGCTGATGTGAATGGAAATGAGGAGAAGCTGCAGGAATTTCAGGCAGCAGGTGATAGCGATACGGAAACTAGCTATAACTATACGGATATACCCAATACAGACGAACCTGTGAAATACTACGTCAAAGTAGTTCACAATGACGAACTCGAGATTCTTTCAGAAACGATTACAGCTGGCCTTAACAGAGGCGATTTTGTAAAAGTTTATCCCAATCCTTCCAATGGTAAATTCAGTTTGGATGTGGTTGCTGAGGAAAATGATAAGATAGAGTTTATCGTATTAAATGCCTCCTGGCAGAGGTTGTATCACTTAGCATGGCCTTTCAATGGTTCCAATCCGGAAATCGATATATCCCACCTGCCTCCCGGAGTGTATTTTTATGATGTTTTGATTAGGGAAGAACGTTATATGGGAAAAATAGTATTGATGCCAGGAAAATAG
- a CDS encoding PKD domain-containing protein, whose protein sequence is MHGNSTVLYRIIRTLSLGLIILLITSGKARATHAMGSDLTYRCLGGDTYEITLTIYRDCVGSALTPTQNIEIQSASCGVPNFITRANRVSIVELSPLCPAQQPLSTCNGGPLPGVEEHKYSFIYTFPQQCTDWQISWQLCCRNFAITNSVINTNTRMYIESFLDNSSVTCNSSPTFTVPPVPYLCDGELFFYNNGAVDPDGDSLAFELIDPYDYIFGVPTIIPYQPGFSATVPMATAPVNNFNFDTQSGQISFTPNGLQQGIVALLVKEYRKGILIGTTMRDLQMVVINCFNQAPTITPPFNITGGQYNGNTFSVCAGSTLEFDLVATDPDQFNILTFTSTLAQAIPGATITVAGTNPLRINFSWPTSIADLGNYFFTSTIEDDGCPITAKLVIGANIIVQEGEVLPTQERKICPVTTQNIQLTSSIPNNGGTYSWSPTTGLSNPNIRNPIASVDSSATYTVTYTPAFGCPIIEPFEITSEGTLEVDTDSLRLCLGDSAQLQASFRLNGPPVPVTFSWEPLGAINDPTLRNPTVSPTQTTMYYVTASTLTCDFTDSVLVIVDSLPQLNPIADESICEGDSVQLQATGSNVGQAVYRWNPVIGLSDPNIADPIASPISTTTYRVIADNTCSSDTQFVTVTVFDPLFATTSIVDVSCTGGSDGSVTAVLNGGGGNPTFNWQPGGANSQRIDNLPAGTYTLFVSDQANCRDTIVSTVAEPSPVVISLVDSMDIACTGDFSGMIEIAASGGTPDYEYSIDGTTWFSSGVFMSLGAGSYTFQARDANDCIANFGPVVLTEPALPVLGVLVNRINTDCITSAGEITLGGSGGVGPYTFSLDGMIYTADSTFTGLPPGAYLGWVQDSRGCTDTISAIIQDIADPFLQVDSIRQVTCFGGNDGFISVVAGGGIPAYQYAINGGPLGNATSFPNLVAGIYTIRLIDANNCEFTISVEISQPDSLILDLGLKEDIDCNGNNNGSIRLNASGGTIPYEFNINGGTFNSSDLFENLNAGTYNLTVRDDNACTADLSVDILEPLPLQFGGQGRDVLCFGESSGEVNLNASGGTQPYQFSFDNINFIQQDSFRNLPAGSYDYYIRDDNGCKDSLSITLTEPTEVVATLVEAVDLLCFDVPSGSIEIAASGGTAPYTYSRNAGQTYVVSPLFTELGVGNYTLLARDNNGCVAEVTADLQQPPDLAGDVMKQDITCFGDSNGVAEALVQGGTLGYSFEWSTGATGPRVQNLGPGNYIVAVTDMNGCQISLSTEIFEPPLLEFDTAMIEDVTCFDGTDGRLEVSVTGGLPPYNFDWSNGGTDSIQMNIPAGDYTLMVSDSNNCTIDTLLVVAQPEPIVINLVDAEDSFCDLPNGSITIIAEGGTPEYQYTWLTSPPIQGNMLVDVYGSPTAGPYTMLVVDDNGCRDSATFEIDALPVPIADFTTDFAPLDSIIIPGTMGVNFINLSQNATSYLWDFGDGGGSTEENPNHVYESEGTYTVTLIAYDDNLACPDTASLTFTLLPPGAIYVPNAFSPNDDGINDNFFPKGVGVVRMKMDIFDRWGKHLTTLNSLGDRWPGTNANGNPVQEGVYVWYIEATLNDGTVFRRAGTVTLFR, encoded by the coding sequence ATGCACGGTAACTCTACAGTTCTGTATCGTATCATCCGTACCCTCTCTTTAGGTCTGATTATCCTTTTGATCACGTCCGGTAAGGCACGTGCTACGCACGCAATGGGCTCTGATCTTACATACCGTTGTTTGGGTGGAGATACATATGAAATCACCTTGACTATCTATAGGGACTGTGTAGGGTCTGCCTTGACACCGACCCAAAATATTGAAATTCAATCGGCCAGTTGTGGAGTTCCAAACTTTATTACCAGAGCCAACCGGGTGAGTATTGTAGAACTTTCTCCCCTTTGCCCGGCTCAGCAACCTTTGAGTACCTGTAATGGAGGCCCCCTGCCTGGTGTAGAGGAACATAAATATTCCTTTATTTATACTTTCCCTCAACAATGTACTGACTGGCAGATAAGCTGGCAATTGTGCTGTAGAAACTTTGCGATCACAAACTCTGTGATCAATACCAATACCAGGATGTACATCGAGTCTTTCCTCGATAACTCCAGCGTTACTTGTAATAGTTCTCCTACCTTCACCGTACCTCCCGTACCTTATCTTTGTGATGGAGAATTATTTTTTTACAACAATGGGGCAGTAGATCCAGATGGAGATTCTCTGGCTTTCGAATTGATCGACCCTTATGATTATATCTTTGGCGTTCCAACGATCATTCCATATCAGCCGGGTTTCAGTGCGACAGTACCCATGGCGACAGCCCCTGTCAATAACTTTAACTTCGATACCCAATCCGGCCAGATTTCCTTTACGCCTAATGGCCTGCAACAGGGAATCGTGGCTCTGTTGGTGAAAGAATACCGCAAAGGAATTCTCATTGGAACTACAATGCGGGACCTGCAAATGGTTGTAATTAATTGTTTCAACCAGGCGCCTACCATCACCCCTCCTTTTAATATAACGGGAGGACAATACAATGGTAATACCTTTTCTGTTTGTGCAGGGAGTACCCTGGAATTTGACCTGGTTGCGACAGACCCGGATCAATTTAATATCCTGACCTTTACTTCAACCCTGGCTCAGGCTATTCCGGGTGCAACAATAACTGTCGCAGGTACCAACCCTCTGCGAATTAATTTTAGCTGGCCGACCAGCATTGCTGATTTAGGCAACTACTTTTTTACCTCTACGATAGAGGACGATGGATGTCCTATAACAGCAAAATTGGTCATCGGTGCCAATATCATAGTTCAGGAAGGGGAAGTACTTCCTACGCAAGAACGAAAGATTTGTCCGGTAACTACGCAGAATATTCAGCTTACCAGTTCTATTCCCAACAATGGAGGAACTTATAGCTGGTCGCCAACTACGGGTCTTTCCAATCCTAATATCAGAAACCCGATAGCATCTGTAGATAGCTCGGCAACCTATACCGTTACTTATACTCCTGCATTTGGATGTCCGATCATAGAGCCTTTTGAAATTACTTCTGAAGGAACCCTGGAGGTGGATACTGATTCCCTCAGATTATGTCTGGGAGATTCCGCTCAATTGCAGGCTTCATTTAGGTTAAATGGTCCACCTGTTCCCGTTACTTTTTCCTGGGAACCGCTTGGAGCGATCAATGATCCTACTTTGAGAAACCCAACCGTTTCTCCTACTCAGACAACGATGTACTATGTCACAGCTTCTACCTTGACCTGTGATTTTACAGACTCTGTCCTGGTGATTGTAGATTCATTGCCGCAATTGAATCCCATCGCAGATGAAAGCATTTGTGAAGGAGACTCGGTGCAACTTCAGGCGACAGGATCTAATGTAGGACAGGCCGTTTACAGATGGAATCCGGTGATTGGATTGAGTGATCCTAATATCGCAGATCCTATTGCCAGTCCTATATCGACAACTACCTATCGAGTAATTGCAGATAATACCTGTTCTTCGGATACCCAATTTGTTACGGTAACGGTTTTTGATCCTTTATTTGCCACGACTTCTATAGTTGATGTGAGTTGCACTGGAGGATCTGATGGATCGGTTACAGCCGTATTGAATGGGGGAGGAGGTAACCCGACCTTTAACTGGCAACCTGGTGGAGCCAATAGTCAGAGAATTGACAATTTACCCGCAGGAACCTATACCTTGTTTGTATCGGATCAGGCAAATTGTAGAGATACCATTGTAAGCACGGTTGCTGAACCAAGTCCCGTCGTGATCAGTCTGGTAGATTCTATGGACATTGCCTGTACGGGTGATTTTAGTGGGATGATTGAAATTGCCGCAAGCGGAGGAACGCCGGATTATGAATACAGCATCGATGGAACCACCTGGTTCTCATCCGGGGTATTTATGAGTCTGGGTGCTGGGTCTTATACCTTCCAGGCCAGAGATGCCAATGATTGTATTGCGAACTTTGGTCCGGTTGTTTTAACTGAGCCGGCTTTGCCAGTTCTGGGAGTTCTGGTAAATCGAATCAATACGGATTGTATAACCTCGGCAGGGGAAATCACCCTGGGAGGAAGCGGAGGAGTTGGACCTTACACCTTCTCCCTGGATGGAATGATCTATACCGCTGATAGTACCTTTACGGGCTTACCTCCGGGTGCTTACCTGGGATGGGTACAGGACAGTCGGGGATGTACGGATACAATATCTGCAATTATTCAGGACATAGCTGATCCTTTCCTTCAAGTTGACTCGATAAGACAAGTTACTTGCTTCGGTGGAAATGATGGTTTTATAAGTGTGGTCGCCGGTGGAGGGATTCCTGCTTACCAATACGCAATCAATGGTGGCCCATTAGGAAATGCTACAAGCTTTCCCAACCTCGTTGCCGGTATCTATACTATTCGTTTGATTGATGCTAATAATTGTGAGTTCACCATTTCAGTTGAAATTTCCCAACCGGATTCTTTAATTCTTGATTTGGGGCTAAAGGAAGATATCGATTGTAATGGAAATAATAATGGATCTATCCGACTGAATGCTAGTGGAGGAACCATTCCTTATGAATTCAATATTAATGGGGGAACCTTTAATTCATCGGATCTCTTTGAAAACTTAAATGCAGGTACTTATAATCTGACGGTAAGAGATGATAATGCCTGTACAGCTGACCTTTCTGTAGATATTCTCGAGCCATTGCCCCTTCAGTTTGGAGGTCAGGGTAGAGATGTCTTGTGTTTTGGAGAAAGCTCAGGAGAAGTAAACTTGAATGCGAGTGGAGGTACTCAACCCTATCAATTCTCATTTGACAATATCAATTTCATCCAGCAGGACAGTTTTAGGAACCTACCTGCAGGATCATATGACTATTATATCAGAGATGATAATGGTTGTAAAGATAGCTTAAGCATTACCTTGACAGAGCCAACAGAGGTAGTTGCAACTTTGGTTGAAGCCGTGGATTTGCTATGTTTTGATGTGCCTTCCGGTAGCATTGAAATTGCTGCGAGTGGTGGTACGGCTCCCTATACTTATTCGAGAAACGCAGGTCAGACCTATGTAGTCTCTCCCTTATTCACCGAGTTAGGCGTTGGGAACTATACCTTATTAGCCAGGGATAACAATGGCTGTGTGGCAGAAGTGACTGCAGACCTTCAACAACCCCCGGATTTAGCGGGAGATGTAATGAAGCAGGACATTACCTGTTTTGGAGATAGTAATGGTGTGGCGGAAGCACTTGTTCAGGGGGGTACCCTGGGATACTCTTTCGAGTGGTCAACTGGAGCTACAGGTCCTCGTGTTCAGAACCTCGGACCGGGCAACTACATTGTGGCTGTTACTGATATGAATGGTTGCCAGATATCTCTAAGTACAGAGATATTCGAACCCCCTCTTCTGGAGTTTGATACCGCAATGATCGAAGACGTAACCTGCTTCGATGGAACGGATGGACGCCTGGAAGTAAGTGTGACGGGTGGTTTGCCTCCCTATAATTTTGATTGGTCTAATGGAGGTACGGATTCTATTCAAATGAATATCCCGGCAGGAGATTATACCCTGATGGTGTCTGATTCTAATAACTGTACCATCGACACCCTCCTGGTCGTCGCTCAGCCTGAACCGATTGTAATCAATCTGGTTGATGCAGAAGATTCCTTCTGTGATTTACCTAATGGTTCGATTACAATTATTGCTGAAGGAGGTACACCCGAGTATCAATACACCTGGTTGACATCTCCCCCAATACAGGGCAATATGCTGGTAGATGTATACGGAAGTCCTACAGCAGGACCTTATACCATGTTGGTGGTTGACGATAATGGCTGTAGAGATTCTGCAACCTTCGAAATAGATGCCCTCCCTGTTCCTATAGCAGATTTTACGACAGATTTTGCACCCCTGGATAGCATTATCATTCCCGGTACCATGGGAGTTAATTTTATAAACCTTTCTCAAAATGCAACATCCTATCTATGGGACTTTGGTGATGGGGGAGGTTCTACAGAAGAGAATCCCAATCATGTCTACGAATCAGAAGGAACCTATACGGTAACCTTGATTGCATATGATGATAATCTCGCTTGTCCGGATACCGCAAGCCTGACATTTACCCTCTTGCCTCCGGGCGCGATTTATGTCCCCAATGCCTTCTCTCCTAATGATGATGGAATAAATGACAACTTTTTTCCTAAAGGTGTAGGAGTAGTTCGGATGAAAATGGATATTTTTGACCGCTGGGGGAAACACCTGACGACCCTAAACAGTCTGGGAGATAGATGGCCTGGTACCAATGCAAATGGAAATCCTGTACAGGAAGGCGTGTATGTTTGGTATATTGAAGCTACCTTGAACGATGGGACTGTGTTTCGAAGGGCAGGTACAGTGACCCTCTTCAGGTAA
- a CDS encoding RluA family pseudouridine synthase, producing MKKPIDAFKRHYSSKEEFESFDRDGDHGDDNLHEHYTLIAQSGQKPVRVDKFLANLLPFTSRSRIKNASRAGSISVNDQEVKVSYKVKPGDTVKLMLPYPPNPKLEPENIPLDIRYEDDSFIILHKPPKMVCHPSFGHRTGTLVHGLIYYFENLPVSPKEKEHTRPGLVHRLDRDTSGIMVIAKEEYAMAHLSKQFFDRTSDRTYQALVWGDVKEDEGRIETHIGRHPKKRKLWFAFPDGSEGKHAVTHYKVLERYGIATLVECKLETGRTHQIRVHMKYLGHTLFMDIEYGGDKILKGPQTKKYQQFIRNCFDILSRQGLHAKTLSIDHPYKKERMHFESELPEDMQGVINKLRAWSQNSTL from the coding sequence ATGAAAAAACCCATAGATGCCTTCAAAAGGCATTATTCATCCAAAGAAGAGTTTGAAAGCTTTGATCGAGATGGGGATCATGGGGACGACAATCTCCATGAACACTATACCCTCATTGCTCAAAGTGGGCAAAAACCTGTTCGTGTAGATAAATTTCTGGCGAACCTTCTGCCCTTTACCTCACGTTCTCGCATCAAGAATGCCTCTCGTGCTGGCTCTATCAGTGTCAATGATCAGGAGGTGAAAGTATCTTATAAAGTAAAGCCCGGAGATACGGTAAAATTGATGTTGCCCTATCCTCCGAATCCCAAATTGGAGCCGGAAAATATTCCTTTGGATATCCGATACGAAGATGATTCCTTTATCATTTTGCATAAACCTCCCAAAATGGTCTGTCATCCCAGCTTTGGCCACCGAACGGGGACTTTGGTACATGGGCTTATCTATTACTTTGAGAACCTTCCGGTTTCGCCTAAAGAAAAAGAACATACCCGACCCGGTCTGGTGCATAGGCTGGATCGGGATACCAGTGGCATCATGGTGATTGCCAAGGAGGAATATGCCATGGCTCACCTTTCCAAACAATTCTTTGACCGCACATCCGATCGAACCTATCAAGCCCTTGTTTGGGGAGACGTGAAAGAAGATGAAGGAAGGATTGAGACCCATATCGGGCGACACCCCAAAAAGAGAAAATTGTGGTTTGCTTTTCCTGATGGAAGCGAAGGGAAACATGCAGTTACTCATTACAAAGTGCTGGAGCGCTATGGCATTGCTACTTTGGTCGAATGCAAACTGGAGACCGGTCGCACCCATCAGATCCGTGTACACATGAAATACCTGGGGCACACCCTTTTCATGGACATAGAATATGGGGGAGATAAAATTCTCAAAGGACCCCAGACCAAAAAGTATCAACAATTTATTCGAAACTGTTTTGATATCCTCTCACGGCAGGGACTCCATGCCAAAACCTTGAGTATTGATCATCCCTATAAAAAAGAGCGGATGCACTTCGAAAGTGAGCTTCCAGAAGACATGCAGGGAGTGATCAATAAACTACGTGCCTGGAGCCAAAACTCAACATTATAG
- a CDS encoding glycerol-3-phosphate dehydrogenase/oxidase, whose translation MNVFASKKRPKLLKKLANTTYDLLVIGGGATGSGIALDAASRGLSTALIDKQDFAAGTSSRSTKLIHGGLRYLKQFEVALVREVGRERAIVHKLAPHLVVSEKMLLPLIKGGTYGKLATSLGLMVYDVLAGVESVDQRVMLSKEESQELEPLLNEELLEGSGFYAEYRTDDARLSLEVLKTAALYGAHSANYVEANDFVYEDKLVCGANCTDLLTGESFEIKAKQVVNAAGPWVDELREKNNSLEGKHLFLSKGVHIVLPHEKFPIKNSIYFDVPDGRMLFAIPRGKITYLGTTDTPYKGNKENPRTYKEDVEYLINGLTHVFPSIQLKVEDVISSWAGLRPLIHEEGKSASEISRKDEIFISDSNLVSIAGGKLTGYRKMAERVVDEVADRLKRKYKIKSKKCKTHKIIISGGGYSSDEEVKSYIEKISDRLESFNFDVYVAGYLVHNYGKQTDRIIDHFIEQENHTEFGLISSELWYGLNFEMVNAAMDFFSRRTGRLYFNIQSIKDHKEALLAIMRDHLGWSEERYQQELKWVDQAVEEASHFPPEPQTT comes from the coding sequence ATGAATGTTTTTGCAAGCAAGAAGAGACCCAAGCTTCTCAAAAAATTAGCGAATACTACTTATGATCTGCTGGTGATAGGAGGAGGTGCAACTGGCTCCGGGATCGCTTTGGATGCTGCTTCAAGAGGGCTGAGTACGGCTCTGATTGACAAACAGGATTTTGCCGCAGGTACAAGCAGCCGTTCTACCAAACTCATTCATGGAGGTTTACGCTATCTCAAGCAATTTGAAGTTGCTTTGGTTAGAGAAGTCGGGAGAGAAAGAGCCATTGTACATAAACTGGCCCCTCATCTGGTAGTGTCTGAAAAGATGCTCCTTCCCTTGATCAAAGGTGGGACTTATGGAAAGCTTGCAACTTCTTTGGGCTTGATGGTTTATGATGTATTGGCTGGGGTAGAAAGTGTAGACCAGCGTGTGATGCTGAGCAAGGAAGAAAGCCAGGAATTGGAGCCTTTGTTGAATGAAGAATTGCTGGAAGGTTCCGGTTTTTATGCAGAATACAGAACAGATGATGCACGCCTGAGCCTGGAAGTGTTAAAGACCGCTGCCCTATACGGAGCTCATTCTGCCAACTATGTGGAGGCAAATGATTTCGTCTACGAAGATAAATTGGTTTGCGGTGCCAATTGTACGGATCTGCTTACCGGAGAAAGCTTTGAAATAAAGGCTAAGCAAGTAGTGAATGCAGCCGGGCCCTGGGTGGATGAGCTAAGAGAGAAAAACAATTCTTTGGAAGGCAAACATTTATTCCTCTCAAAAGGGGTGCATATCGTTTTGCCACACGAGAAATTTCCGATAAAAAATTCTATCTATTTTGATGTGCCCGACGGAAGGATGCTATTTGCCATTCCCCGTGGAAAGATCACTTATCTGGGGACGACTGATACTCCTTACAAAGGAAACAAGGAAAACCCTCGTACCTACAAGGAGGATGTAGAATATCTCATCAATGGACTTACCCATGTTTTCCCATCCATTCAGTTGAAAGTGGAGGATGTGATTTCCAGCTGGGCAGGTCTGAGGCCGCTGATCCACGAAGAAGGGAAATCAGCCTCCGAAATTTCGCGTAAGGATGAGATTTTTATTTCCGATTCAAATCTGGTTTCCATAGCTGGAGGAAAACTCACCGGCTATCGGAAAATGGCTGAAAGGGTAGTGGATGAAGTAGCTGATCGCTTGAAAAGGAAGTATAAAATAAAAAGTAAGAAATGTAAAACCCACAAGATCATCATTTCAGGTGGAGGTTATTCCAGTGATGAAGAGGTGAAATCTTATATAGAAAAGATTAGCGATCGTCTGGAATCCTTCAATTTTGATGTGTATGTTGCAGGGTATTTGGTCCACAATTATGGGAAACAAACAGATCGTATAATTGACCACTTTATCGAGCAGGAAAATCATACAGAGTTTGGACTTATTTCTTCAGAATTGTGGTACGGATTGAATTTTGAAATGGTAAACGCTGCTATGGATTTCTTTAGCAGAAGAACTGGAAGACTATATTTTAACATACAAAGCATAAAAGATCATAAAGAAGCACTTCTTGCTATAATGAGAGATCATCTTGGCTGGTCAGAAGAAAGATACCAGCAAGAACTCAAATGGGTTGATCAGGCGGTTGAAGAAGCTTCACATTTCCCCCCCGAACCCCAAACAACCTGA